AAACTGCCTTTCTGGCTGGCCCCGCGTCAGGTTGTTGTGGCCTCGATCGTGTCGGATGCGGATGACTTTGTGCAGGAAGTTGTCGCCGAGCTGAAAGCCAAGGGCATCCGTGCCGAGGCCGACATCCGGAACGAGAAGATCAACTATAAGGTCCGCGAACACTCTGTCGGCAAGGTTCCGGTGATCTTGGCCGTTGGTAAAAAAGAAGTCGAAGACGGCACCGTGTCTATGCGTCGTCTGGGCGAAAAGCATTCGAAGGTGCTTCCGCTGGCCCAAGTAGCGGCGGATTTGGCCATAGAAGCCACAGCCCCTGATCTGACCTGATCGCTAAATAAAACCAATTCAAGCGCCCTTTGACCCGGTCAGAGGGCGCTTTTTTGTATTTTGGGGTGTTACATAGGCTCACAAAGGACGTGATCCAGCCCCCGCCGCATTGCAGAAAACTGTAACATTACAGAAATCGGCGCCAGCTCCTTTGAAAGATGTGAACGGCGGGACAGCATATTTCGTTACAATCCATTGCAACGTGACAAATGCTAACCCGACGGAAACTCAAGTTTTCTTGGATCTTCGCGAAATCCCACCCAACCAAGCCGCTCACGCCCGCGTTATGTGCCGCTCGCGCTGACCTGACAGGCCCGTGATCCACGTTTTCGTGAGTGGAGACCACCCATTTCCCCGCTTAGCTTTTCCTTACCGCTTCGAGGCGGAACGAATTACAAACCCGAAAGGAAATACGATGTCGAAGAAAACTGTAGCCATCCTGGGCGCCGTCACCGCTGCTGTAGCTGCCAACGCTGCTCCGGCTTTTGCTGAAGACAACGAAAAATGCTTCGGCGTTTCGCTTGCAGGCCAGAATGACTGTGCAGCTGGTCCCGGCACCACCTGCGCCGGTTCGTCGACCGTCGACTATCAGGGCAACGCTTGGAAACTGGTTCCGGCTGGCACCTGCGAAACCATGGAAATCACCGATGCAGACGGCAAAAAGCACATGGGTTCGCTGGCCGCGACTGAAATGAACCTGCCCGGCTAATCCTTAAGGATCGCTGACTAGTCCCTAAAAAAGCGCTCTGGCCAAGGTCATTTGGCCAGAGCGACCAAAACAGACAAGAACACGAAGGGCTTTGACATGCTGGACCAACGCAACAACACGACGCTTCCCGACGGCGCTGGCGTTGGGTACAAGCCGCAGCATTTCCAAGACCTTCTAAACACCCCCGGTGCCGTCACTTGGCTGGAAATCCACGCCGAGAACTATATGGGCGATGGCGGTCGTCAGATCGCACAGCTGCGACACCTTGCGGAAAACTTCCCTATTTCCGTGCATGGCGTTGGCGCATCCATCGGCGGCGAAACGCGCTTGGACCCGGAACACCTGGCACGGCTGAAAAAGCTGGTGGATTGGCTGAACCCGGCCAGCTTCTCGGAGCATCTGGCGTGGTCGACCCATGACAGTGCATTCCTGAACGACCTTTTGCCCCTTCCCTATACGAACGACACGCTAACTCGCGTCACCGCGCATATTAACGAGGTGCAAGACCTGCTGGGTCGCAAGATGCTGCTGGAAAATCCGTCCTCGTATCTGGCCTTCGCCGAGAGCACGTGGTCCGAACCCGACTTCATCCGCGAAATCGCGCGCCGTACCGGCTGTGGCCTGCTCTTGGATGTGAACAACGTGTTCATCTCGGCCACCAATCTTGAGTTTGAAGCGCTGGATTATCTGGACGCCTACCCGCTGGAACTGGTCGAGGAAATCCACCTGGCCGGTCACGACGAAGACGCGGACGAACTGGGTCGCAAGCTGCTGATCGACAGCCACGGTAAGCCCGTGGACGAACCTGTCTGGGCGCTGTTTGACCATGTAATCGCCCGCACAGGTGCTCGCCCTGCCCTGATCGAGTGGGACAATGACGTGCCTGATTGGGACGTGCTGGAAAGCGAAGCCGCCCGCGCCACCGCGCAGATGGCAGCACAGACTCAAAAGGTGCCCGCATGACCCAAGACACGCTGACCCAAACGCCCGCGCGCAGCACCGTTTCTCAGGCCGAGTTTCGCACCGCGATCCTGAACGCGCAGGCCGATGTACCCGAGGGGCTGGTGAACCCGGATGGCCAGCAGGCGTCCAAACGCTTTTCGGTCTATCGCAACAACGTGGTGCACAGCCTGTCCGAGGCGATGCTGACCGGTTTCCCGGTACTGACCAAACTGTTGGGGGACGAATTCTTCCGCGAGATGGCCAAGGTCTATCTGCGTATCCACCCGCCCGCCTCGCAGTTGATGATGCATTACGGCGCTGCCTTTCCCGGCTTTCTAGAAAGCTTCCCCGGCACGCTACACCTGAAATACCTGCCCGATGTGGCCCGGTTGGAACTGGCCCTGCGCCGCGCCTATCACGCGGGCGATGCTGATCCGGTTGATCCGGCAGCGCTGACAGCCCTCAGCCAGCACGCGCTGATGGAATCCCACCTGGTGCTGGCCCCCGCCTGCGAGGTGCTGCGCGCCAAGTGGCCTGCGAAGTCCATCTGGGACTTCAACATGGCGGATGGTCCGCAGCCCAGTGCGGGCAGTGAAGACATCCTGATCTCGCGTATTGGGTTTGAACCGAAAACCTTTTTGCTGCCCGAAGGCGGTGCGGCCTTTGTCAGCTCGCTTCTGAAGGGACGCAGTTTTGGCACGGCGCTTGGGCTTGCCACATCCGAGACACCAGATTTCGACCTGACCTCCACGCTGACGACGCTGATCGCGGCGCAGGCCATAACCGGCATAGACCGGGACTAAGAAGAAGGAAGGACATCACCATGCAAGCCTTGGTGCACATTCACAACCGGCTGGCCGGACTGGCTGATCGCGCAGCCCCCGAAGCCCTGCCCCTATTGGCGCGCTTCACGTTTGCCGCGACACTCTTGGGCTATTTCTGGGCCTCGGCCCTGACCAAGGTGGGTCCGGGTCTTCTCGGGATCTTCAAACCCTCGCTTGGCGCCTATGCCCAGATCTTCCCCAAAGCGATGGAGGCCGCCAGCTATAACGTCGGTGATCTAACCTTCTTCCACTGGGCTGTGGTTTTCGCAGGCACCGTGGCCGAATTCATCCTGCCGCTTTTGATAGTGATCGGGCTGTTCACCCGCCTGGCGTCACTGAGCATGATCGGCTTTGTCATCGTGCAAAGCTTGACCGACCTGTTCGGTCATGGGGGAATTGAGCATGCGGAAACGCTTGGCGCCTGGTTCGATCGCATCCCCGACAGCCTTATTCTGGATCAGCGCCTGTTCTGGGTTGTCGTTTTGCTGATCCCCGTCCTGAAAGGCGCCGGATCGCTATCTGTAGATCGGCTTCTTAAGCTTAAGTAACGAGTGTTTTGTTTGCTTGTGTTGGAAAGAGCACCCCTCGGGGTGCTCTTTCTTTTCAACTACTTATCCAGCTCTTCGGGAAGAACCAGATTCAGCACTATCGACAGGAAGGCTGCGGGCAACAGGCCCGAGGTCAGAAGGATCTGCCACGTCCGCCCCATATGCTGAAGCGCTTCCGGTACCATCTGCAGACCCAGCCCCATCGACAGCGACACGGCGAAGA
The Aliiroseovarius pelagivivens DNA segment above includes these coding regions:
- a CDS encoding BufA1 family periplasmic bufferin-type metallophore, whose product is MSKKTVAILGAVTAAVAANAAPAFAEDNEKCFGVSLAGQNDCAAGPGTTCAGSSTVDYQGNAWKLVPAGTCETMEITDADGKKHMGSLAATEMNLPG
- the bufB gene encoding MNIO family bufferin maturase; amino-acid sequence: MLDQRNNTTLPDGAGVGYKPQHFQDLLNTPGAVTWLEIHAENYMGDGGRQIAQLRHLAENFPISVHGVGASIGGETRLDPEHLARLKKLVDWLNPASFSEHLAWSTHDSAFLNDLLPLPYTNDTLTRVTAHINEVQDLLGRKMLLENPSSYLAFAESTWSEPDFIREIARRTGCGLLLDVNNVFISATNLEFEALDYLDAYPLELVEEIHLAGHDEDADELGRKLLIDSHGKPVDEPVWALFDHVIARTGARPALIEWDNDVPDWDVLESEAARATAQMAAQTQKVPA
- a CDS encoding HvfC/BufC N-terminal domain-containing protein; its protein translation is MTQDTLTQTPARSTVSQAEFRTAILNAQADVPEGLVNPDGQQASKRFSVYRNNVVHSLSEAMLTGFPVLTKLLGDEFFREMAKVYLRIHPPASQLMMHYGAAFPGFLESFPGTLHLKYLPDVARLELALRRAYHAGDADPVDPAALTALSQHALMESHLVLAPACEVLRAKWPAKSIWDFNMADGPQPSAGSEDILISRIGFEPKTFLLPEGGAAFVSSLLKGRSFGTALGLATSETPDFDLTSTLTTLIAAQAITGIDRD
- a CDS encoding DoxX family protein, encoding MQALVHIHNRLAGLADRAAPEALPLLARFTFAATLLGYFWASALTKVGPGLLGIFKPSLGAYAQIFPKAMEAASYNVGDLTFFHWAVVFAGTVAEFILPLLIVIGLFTRLASLSMIGFVIVQSLTDLFGHGGIEHAETLGAWFDRIPDSLILDQRLFWVVVLLIPVLKGAGSLSVDRLLKLK